A window of the Trichoplusia ni isolate ovarian cell line Hi5 chromosome 4, tn1, whole genome shotgun sequence genome harbors these coding sequences:
- the LOC113493116 gene encoding uncharacterized protein LOC113493116: MEVLLAYQMEVLENLKKAEKNYKKTPKERIKKPYLETRLDNLEQLWTVFKDGHKSIIGKVTLKDKQHSYFTEDIYEEFEELYVSYKTLLKEALQPYVASTSETSSVTPKLSAEQTVIIKCRNPASCKRCGRRHHSLLHFEKEVSSESKTEDVFMQSESDKPVSTPISTNFSSRGLEPSQVLLATVSVWAYNEYGYKQQLRGLLDQGSQASFVSESVVQLLGLSRKHVSGSVSGIGGGSHTNVKHMVSLRVVSRHNPEVSIQVNAYVLRSVTSLLPSTELHSPDWLHLDKIPLADPGYATPSKIDILLGAEVYSEILLDGIVRHNKILAQNTTLGWVLSGRVSKNSTSADNGIITMHLHLSGEELLRKFWEMENEPNLIQKKMTDTEKQCEEFYDKTTTRDKEGRFIVKLPFDKEDPECQYGKSVIIATRRYEYLERKLQQDPTLKETYNNVLQEYLTMNHMTPIKKEDVDNPKAVYLPHHAVVRQDKDTSKVRVVFDGSCKGLNNFSLNDNLMVGPKLQQDLRHILMRWRSHRICIVADIVKMFRMVKVNSEDTDFQRIVWRPQANEPLQHFKLLRVTFGTACAPYLAVKTLQRLADEEHARFPTASSITKRDFYIDDLLTGCETLPEAVHIYNEMNKLMNSGGFELQKFSSNNQDLLTHIGKDNHSSDDSFRLKSSAVMKVLGLKWHKNIDCFQYSLELPDVTQPVTKRQVLSDVARLYDPLGWIAPVIIKAKIFIQKLWKSKLDWDDVLTTDLTNEWSQFRESLIYLHNINIPRWYCFSPGSKVELHAFGDASKVAYGAAVYIRVINNNNEICVSLVSAKSKVAPIEKEISIPRLELCGAALAAKLLFEVSQIMNIPKDNWYAWSDSTIVLAWLRGGSSRWTTFVSNRVSEILNILDYSQWNHVTTDLNPADCVSRGIATQDLPEHSLWWSGPSWLSQSTTEFDNSVIIEDTHEEEKHTSLTVLPVLENKFIWTMFSSLSKTLKAISYWRRVLQNLRLPKEKQQSYTNVITPAEKDKSLIVCIKQVQEENFSEEIKQLKLKKFVPKKSKLRTLCPIFDENGILRVGGRIDESEVIYDTKHPIVMPAKSHLTKLIISDAHHKTFHGGPQAMLCYLKTKYWILRAKELVKSHYRSCIKCLRYSKSKSNQLMGQIPEVRLKPTRPFKSSGCDYMGPISVRFSPGRGSKSYKGYICLFICMVTRAIHLEVVTDLTSKAFIAAFKRFTARRGHCQDLFSDNGTNFVGANKQLREMFDRAKSSVPREIEELLSLEHTTWHFIPPNSPNFGGLWEAGVRSVKTHLYKVIGDSTLTYEELSTVLAQVEACLNSRPITVMSDDPNEPQALTPGHFLIGGISWAPPLPPPPIPTLL; this comes from the exons ATGGAAGTGCTTCTGGCATATCAAATGGAAGTGCTGGAAAACCTGAAGAAGGcagaaaaaaactataaaaagacaCCGAAAGAACGGATTAAAAAACCATATTTGGAAACCAGATTGGACAATTTGGAGCAACTGTGGACAGTGTTTAAAGATGGCCACAAGTCTATTATAGGCAAGGTGACCTTGAAGGACAAACAGCATTCATACTTCACGGAAGATATATATGAAGAGTTCGAGGAATTATATGTATCatacaaaactttattgaaaGAAGCCCTGCAGCCTTATGTCGCGTCAACGAGTGAAACTTCGTCCGTAACACCAAAATTAAGTGCTGAACAAACGGTCA TTATTAAATGTCGCAATCCAGCAAGTTGCAAGCGATGTGGCAGGAGGCACcattcattattacattttgaaaaggaAGTGAGCAGTGAATCAAAGACTGAGGATGTTTTTATGCAGAGTGAGTCAGACAAACCCGTGAGTACACCTATTTCAACAAATTTTTCGAGTAGAGGTTTAGAACCGAGTCAAGTTTTGTTAGCTACTGTGTCTGTTTGGGCGTACAATGAGTACGGGTACAAACAACAGTTAAGAGGATTATTAGATCAAGGGTCGCAAGCGTCTTTTGTTAGCGAGTCAGTTGTTCAATTGCTTGGACTTTCCCGTAAACATGTTAGCGGTTCGGTTTCCGGTATAGGTGGCGGTAGCCACACGAATGTCAAGCACATGGTTTCTCTTCGAGTGGTATCACGTCATAACCCTGAGGTTTCAATCCAAGTAAATGCATATGTTTTGCGATCTGTTACGTCATTGCTTCCTTCAACCGAGTTACATTCACCTGATTGGCtacatttagataaaatacCGCTAGCCGATCCAGGTTACGCCACACCTAGTAAAATTGATATTCTTCTTGGAGCAGAAGTATACAGCGAGATTTTATTGGATGGTATTGTGcgtcacaataaaatattggcaCAAAACACTACCCTAGGTTGGGTATTATCAGGGAGGGTGTCAAAAAATTCAACTTCTGCTGATAATGGAATAATCACCATGCATTTACACTTAAGTGGAGAAGAACTGCTTAGAAAATTTTGGGAAATGGAAAATGAGCCCAACCTGATACAGAAGAAGATGACAGACACAGAAAAACAATGTGAAgaattttatgacaaaacaaCAACACGAGATAAAGAAGGAAgatttatagttaaattacCTTTTGATAAAGAAGATCCAGAGTGTCAATATGGAAAATCAGTAATAATAGCTACAAGAAGATATGAGTATTTAGAAAGGAAATTACAGCAAGATCCTACCCTAAAGGAAACATATAACAATGTTCTACAAGAATATCTTACAATGAATCATATGacaccaataaaaaaagaagacgtAGATAATCCCAAAGCAGTTTATCTCCCTCACCACGCCGTGGTTCGACAAGATAAAGACACCTCAAAAGTGAGAGTAGTTTTCGATGGGTCATGTAAAGGATTAAACAACTTTTCGCTTAATGATAATCTGATGGTGGGTCCCAAGTTACAACAGGATTTGAGACACATTCTAATGCGTTGGAGAAGCCACAGGATATGCATAGTAGCAGATATCGTTAAGATGTTTAGAATGGTGAAAGTCAATTCTGAGGACACAGACTTTCAAAGAATTGTATGGAGACCACAAGCAAACGAGCCGTtacaacatttcaaattattgcgAGTGACCTTTGGTACTGCGTGCGCACCATATTTGGCTGTAAAAACCCTTCAAAGGTTAGCTGATGAAGAACATGCAAGATTTCCTACTGCATCAAGTATTACAAAGAGGGACTTCTATATTGACGATCTCTTGACTGGCTGTGAGACACTACCAGAGGCTGTACACATATATAATGAAATGAACAAGTTGATGAACAGTGGCGGCTTTGAACTGCAAAAGTTTAGTAGCAATAATCAAGACTTATTGACACATATAGGAAAGGACAATCACAGTAGCGACGATTCATTTAGATTAAAATCAAGCGCGGTCATGAAGGTATTAGGCTTAAAATGGCATAAGAACATAGACTGTTTTCAGTATTCACTAGAATTACCAGACGTTACACAACCTGTTACTAAACGGCAGGTATTGTCGGATGTGGCCCGACTGTACGACCCATTAGGATGGATTGCGCCCGTGATCATcaaggcaaaaatatttatccaaaaGCTGTGGAAGTCGAAGCTTGATTGGGACGATGTACTGACTACAGATTTAACGAATGAATGGTCACAATTTAGAGAAAGTttgatatatttacataatataaacataccACGATGGTATTGTTTTAGTCCAGGGTCAAAGGTTGAGTTGCATGCATTTGGTGATGCTTCAAAGGTAGCGTATGGCGCTGCTGTTTACATTcgtgttattaataataacaacgaAATCTGTGTAAGTTTGGTATCAGCAAAAAGCAAAGTGGCCCCTATTGAGAAGGAGATATCAATTCCTAGATTGGAACTATGTGGTGCAGCTCTAGcagcaaaattattatttgaagtttcACAAATAATGAACATTCCGAAGGACAACTGGTATGCGTGGTCCGACTCAACAATAGTTCTAGCCTGGCTAAGAGGCGGGTCTAGCCGCTGGACTACCTTTGTGAGTAATCGTGTGTCggaaattcttaatattttagactACAGTCAATGGAATCATGTTACAACTGATTTGAACCCAGCTGACTGTGTTTCAAGAGGCATAGCAACACAGGATTTACCTGAACATTCATTATGGTGGTCAGGACCTTCTTGGCTTTCGCAATCAACTACAGAGTTTGATAACTCTGTCATTATCGAGGACACTCATGAAGAAGAAAAACACACATCTTTAACTGTTTTACCTGTATTGGAGAATAAATTCATCTGGACTATGTTTTCATCACTGTCTAAAACCTTAAAAGCTATATCTTATTGGAGAAGGGTTTTACAGAATTTAAGACTACCAAAGGAAAAACAACAATCATATACAAATGTTATAACACCTGCGGAGAAAGATAAGAGTTTAATTGTATGCATCAAACAAGttcaagaagaaaattttagtgAAGAGATAAAACAGTTAAAGTTGAAGAAATTCGTCCCCAAGAAAAGTAAGCTCCGCACTCTTTGTCccatttttgatgaaaatgggATACTAAGAGTTGGCGGTCGTATTGATGAGTCAGAAGTAATTTATGATACAAAGCATCCCATCGTTATGCCTGCTAAGAGTCATCTTACCAAGCTTATAATTAGTGATGCTCATCATAAAACCTTTCACGGTGGACCTCAAGCTatgttgtgttatttaaaaacgaaatattggATATTGCGAGCGAAAGAATTAGTTAAAAGTCATTACAGATCGTGTATTAAATGTTTGAGATATTCCAAGTCTAAAAGCAACCAACTGATGGGTCAAATTCCAGAAGTTAGGTTGAAACCAACCAGACCTTTTAAATCGTCCGGTTGTGACTACATGGGACCTATTAGTGTGAGATTCTCACCTGGTAGAGGATCGAAATCCTATAAAggatatatttgtttatttatttgcatggtTACTCGAGCCATTCATTTGGAAGTAGTAACAGATCTGACATCAAAGGCGTTCATTGCAGCGTTTAAACGTTTCACAGCACGGAGAGGTCACTGTCAAGATTTGTTTAGTGACAACGGCACTAATTTTGTTGGTGCCAACAAACAGCTTCGTGAGATGTTCGATCGTGCTAAGTCATCTGTGCCACGTGAAATTGAGGAGTTATTGAGCTTAGAGCATACAACATGGCATTTTATTCCTCCAAATTCCCCTAATTTTGGAGGTCTCTGGGAAGCTGGAGTTCGCAgcgtaaaaacacatttatacaaGGTAATCGGAGATAGCACACTTACCTATGAGGAGCTGTCTACTGTTTTAGCTCAGGTCGAGGCCTGTCTTAATTCTCGGCCAATAACAGTAATGAGTGATGACCCTAACGAACCTCAAGCTTTAACACCGGGACATTTCCTCATAG GGGGTATATCCTGGGCAccacccctcccccctccccccatCCCCACACTCCTATGA